In Rhizobium gallicum bv. gallicum R602sp, the following proteins share a genomic window:
- a CDS encoding EscS/YscS/HrcS family type III secretion system export apparatus protein, producing the protein MDQTAFLAQMQKAMLTVLIASAPALAIAIVIGVAVGLIQALTQIQDQTLPQAVKLVAVMLVLVILGPALAVQVANFASNTLDIFPALTR; encoded by the coding sequence ATGGATCAAACCGCCTTCCTCGCCCAGATGCAGAAAGCGATGTTGACCGTGCTGATCGCCTCGGCCCCGGCGCTGGCAATCGCGATCGTGATCGGGGTCGCCGTCGGCCTTATCCAGGCACTGACCCAGATCCAGGACCAGACGCTGCCGCAAGCCGTCAAGCTCGTCGCCGTCATGTTGGTCCTCGTCATTCTCGGTCCGGCGCTTGCCGTACAGGTCGCCAATTTTGCCAGCAATACGCTCGACATCTTTCCGGCCTTGACGCGGTAG
- the sctT gene encoding type III secretion system export apparatus subunit SctT, with protein MDLLAATSALFDTIYPVLAGTAIALARALGMIVVTPAFVRLGLTGLIRSGVAIAIALPLIPSFTATLTEGQGLSSLMVTGLILKEIIIGVILGVVLGIPFWAAEVAGDLVDLQRGSTSAQLVDPLQATETSIAGTFFVLALVALFFKSGGFSLLADTFYRSYEIWPVTSFSPTLGSGAAMAVLAILDRIMQTGVLLIAPIVLALLIADLMLAYLSRMSPQLHVFDLSLAIKNLIFAVLIVLYLNYLLQYMVAELAVLKEAPAMLRSLLGTAPR; from the coding sequence GTGGACCTTCTCGCCGCAACGTCAGCGCTGTTCGATACCATCTATCCGGTACTCGCGGGCACAGCCATTGCCCTGGCGCGCGCGCTCGGCATGATCGTTGTCACCCCTGCCTTCGTGCGGCTCGGCCTTACGGGGCTGATCCGGTCGGGGGTGGCGATCGCCATAGCCCTGCCGCTGATACCAAGTTTCACCGCAACGCTCACGGAAGGACAGGGCCTCTCGAGCCTGATGGTGACCGGGCTTATCCTGAAAGAAATCATCATCGGCGTCATTCTGGGTGTCGTGCTCGGCATCCCCTTCTGGGCCGCCGAGGTGGCCGGCGATCTCGTCGATCTGCAGCGAGGCTCGACATCGGCGCAGCTCGTCGATCCGCTGCAGGCGACGGAAACCAGCATCGCCGGAACCTTTTTCGTCCTGGCGCTGGTCGCCCTGTTCTTCAAGTCCGGCGGCTTTTCGCTCCTCGCCGACACCTTCTACAGAAGCTACGAAATATGGCCGGTGACGAGCTTCTCGCCGACGCTGGGCTCGGGGGCGGCCATGGCCGTGCTCGCAATCCTCGACCGGATCATGCAGACCGGCGTTCTATTGATCGCACCGATCGTGCTCGCCCTTTTGATCGCGGACCTCATGCTCGCCTACTTGTCGCGCATGTCGCCGCAATTGCACGTGTTTGATCTTTCCCTGGCGATCAAGAACCTGATTTTCGCTGTGCTGATCGTCCTCTACCTCAACTACCTCCTGCAATACATGGTTGCAGAGCTCGCCGTCCTGAAAGAGGCTCCAGCGATGCTGCGCAGCCTCCTTGGAACGGCACCTCGATAA
- a CDS encoding LysM peptidoglycan-binding domain-containing protein, producing the protein MSYRIDIDGKNRYDASGGRATGVSDEQRRFFIAQINQAVRERTEQGGPKTIDPGTEKVIVVEKGDSLSQIAKENHVSLDDLMAANRIKLTANTAAIDPNDVVIVPLTSPELVAQGPVDGKGVPKGEAAFIGDLYGRGNKLAYADDPSKIDYAAEGRDMQRDVGAYLDNLPKAERQAAALRLIDSDWLDAGPAGNAVKAAIEERGLKTDGGSVIADEIYDRGNRIQYSDDPKIDYQAETGGIARDLKNHVEKLPEKERSEALQRLYDREWTDAAPARMAIEDTAKALNVSLRPSTHAGVDTEAKARTIIDLANAAGRPDEAFRKLSSSYVSATPEIQRVLVRSEDAVALIDRAADWAAKPLADYQPGKEMSDQGDAATTMANLEKLTAGTDPRLAVELVSSAMPTIEAANTRKQEKIGGDLIGMNGQADMMTIIDRIGGSPGAGAIVERFAEIGGYHPNSVPVAISNGSRLDYPIAIAAKSAAVSPDFVVKNIIPNVKQYGAGKVNQDVIAYSAHMQELQWLVSNHGRTMTPEQLAKAIEDYKKEKGPEWAKTEKRLEDNIAASGEKLLQQLTSLGNLPPELASQQQAVNDEIGKILSDEKTAMAVEIAMKKNPALLDSPAVLSLMGAQARLTDRGRKLAEEATTQIIRHKVLPSFADLQSGDPAALGKAQNSLEALKQSKLSQMLGIPKSDMDRAIDAVAKSLPEPGETVEQSRAKMTTLNDDLNNLKSSSGVRSFANTTGPGQMLRLIGIAATGASVANSATVAQNDPTLRNDLKVVIDAVGLGQRTVEILGGMDRLNTDSAAVRHFGSSGRPAVKLLGALSGGFDAWVAFDYFKAGDPLMGSLSAAAAGGTIMAALGTGTMFGPAGLVIVGAAVIGQMIVADTRDSNKYMSDTSKRFLAHSNLNEIAAGALVDQSGDGHSPVPILARYAELKGYRLDQPADRQRFIDWLNGIPKEGLEKLRDNLHHTLDEFGGDPAKLPAAGGSDESYTVAQRLNERYVSGQVYIPSLADKIRNGDAAPSSAKQIDVVLVELGIGIPVA; encoded by the coding sequence ATGTCCTATCGCATCGATATCGACGGCAAGAACCGCTACGACGCAAGCGGCGGCCGCGCCACTGGCGTGTCCGATGAGCAGCGCCGGTTCTTCATCGCGCAGATCAACCAGGCCGTGCGCGAGCGGACCGAGCAAGGTGGGCCGAAGACGATCGATCCTGGTACCGAGAAGGTGATTGTCGTCGAGAAGGGCGACAGTCTCTCGCAGATCGCCAAGGAAAACCATGTCAGCCTCGACGACCTCATGGCCGCCAACCGCATCAAATTGACGGCGAACACGGCGGCGATCGACCCCAATGACGTGGTGATCGTGCCGCTCACCTCGCCCGAGCTCGTCGCGCAAGGTCCCGTGGACGGCAAAGGCGTGCCCAAGGGCGAGGCCGCCTTCATCGGCGATCTCTATGGCCGCGGCAACAAGCTCGCCTATGCCGACGACCCTTCGAAAATCGACTATGCCGCCGAAGGTAGGGACATGCAGCGCGACGTCGGAGCCTATCTCGACAACCTGCCGAAGGCGGAGCGGCAGGCCGCAGCCCTCAGGCTGATCGACAGCGACTGGCTGGATGCAGGCCCGGCCGGCAACGCCGTCAAGGCGGCGATCGAGGAACGCGGCCTGAAGACGGACGGGGGATCGGTGATAGCGGACGAGATCTATGATCGCGGCAACCGGATCCAGTATTCCGACGACCCGAAAATCGACTATCAGGCGGAGACCGGCGGGATCGCCAGGGACCTCAAGAATCACGTCGAAAAGCTGCCGGAAAAGGAGCGATCCGAGGCGCTGCAACGCCTTTACGACCGCGAGTGGACGGATGCGGCGCCCGCCCGGATGGCGATCGAAGATACCGCCAAAGCGCTGAATGTCAGCTTGCGCCCCTCGACGCATGCCGGCGTCGACACTGAGGCCAAGGCACGCACAATCATCGATCTTGCAAACGCTGCCGGCCGGCCGGACGAAGCGTTCCGTAAGCTCTCTTCGTCCTACGTTTCTGCTACGCCGGAGATCCAGCGCGTTCTCGTGCGCTCCGAGGACGCGGTGGCCCTGATCGACAGGGCCGCGGACTGGGCAGCGAAGCCGCTCGCAGACTACCAGCCTGGGAAGGAAATGAGCGATCAGGGCGATGCCGCAACGACGATGGCCAATCTCGAGAAGCTGACCGCCGGCACCGATCCGCGGCTGGCCGTCGAGCTGGTCTCTTCCGCCATGCCGACCATCGAAGCGGCGAATACCAGGAAGCAGGAAAAGATTGGCGGCGACCTGATCGGAATGAACGGCCAGGCTGACATGATGACGATCATCGACCGCATCGGCGGCAGTCCGGGCGCCGGTGCAATCGTCGAGCGCTTTGCCGAGATCGGCGGCTATCACCCGAACTCCGTACCAGTGGCGATCAGCAACGGTTCCCGCCTCGACTACCCGATTGCCATCGCGGCCAAAAGTGCGGCGGTCTCACCGGATTTCGTCGTCAAGAACATCATTCCAAACGTGAAGCAATATGGCGCCGGCAAGGTCAACCAGGACGTCATTGCCTATTCGGCCCATATGCAGGAGCTGCAGTGGCTGGTTTCCAACCACGGAAGGACCATGACCCCCGAGCAACTCGCCAAGGCGATCGAGGACTACAAGAAGGAAAAAGGGCCGGAATGGGCCAAAACAGAAAAGCGCCTGGAAGACAACATCGCAGCCAGCGGCGAAAAACTGCTGCAACAATTGACGTCGCTCGGCAATCTGCCGCCGGAACTCGCCTCGCAACAGCAAGCCGTTAACGACGAGATCGGCAAGATCTTGTCGGACGAAAAGACCGCGATGGCGGTCGAAATCGCGATGAAGAAGAACCCGGCGCTGCTCGACAGTCCGGCTGTGCTGAGCCTGATGGGCGCTCAGGCTCGCCTGACCGATCGGGGCAGGAAGCTCGCCGAAGAGGCAACGACCCAGATCATCCGCCACAAGGTCCTGCCGTCGTTTGCCGACCTGCAATCCGGCGATCCGGCCGCACTTGGTAAAGCCCAAAACAGTCTTGAGGCGCTGAAGCAAAGCAAGCTCTCGCAGATGCTCGGCATTCCCAAGTCCGACATGGACCGGGCGATCGATGCGGTCGCCAAGTCCCTGCCCGAGCCGGGCGAGACGGTCGAGCAATCCCGCGCAAAGATGACCACCCTCAACGACGACCTCAACAATCTGAAGAGTTCGAGCGGCGTCAGGTCTTTTGCGAACACGACCGGCCCTGGCCAGATGCTGCGGCTGATCGGCATTGCGGCCACGGGAGCGAGCGTTGCAAATTCGGCGACTGTGGCGCAGAACGACCCGACCCTCAGAAACGATCTGAAAGTGGTGATCGATGCGGTCGGGCTCGGCCAGCGAACGGTGGAGATTCTCGGCGGAATGGACCGCCTCAACACCGACTCGGCCGCCGTCAGGCATTTCGGCAGCAGCGGCAGGCCGGCCGTAAAGCTTCTTGGCGCCTTGAGCGGCGGGTTCGATGCATGGGTGGCCTTCGACTACTTCAAGGCCGGCGACCCGCTCATGGGCAGCCTTTCAGCCGCAGCAGCCGGCGGAACCATCATGGCGGCGCTCGGCACCGGCACGATGTTCGGCCCCGCCGGGCTCGTCATAGTCGGGGCCGCCGTGATTGGCCAGATGATCGTTGCCGATACACGCGACTCGAACAAATACATGAGCGACACCTCAAAGCGCTTCCTCGCCCATTCCAACCTCAACGAAATCGCCGCCGGCGCGCTCGTCGATCAAAGCGGCGATGGCCATAGTCCGGTCCCGATCCTCGCCAGATACGCGGAACTGAAGGGCTATCGTCTCGACCAACCGGCCGATCGCCAACGTTTTATCGACTGGCTGAACGGCATTCCGAAGGAAGGGCTGGAGAAGCTGCGCGACAATCTGCACCATACGCTCGACGAGTTCGGCGGCGATCCGGCGAAATTGCCGGCGGCCGGCGGCTCGGACGAGAGCTACACAGTCGCGCAGCGATTGAACGAGCGCTACGTCAGCGGGCAGGTCTATATACCGAGCCTGGCCGACAAGATCAGAAACGGCGACGCCGCTCCTTCCTCGGCAAAGCAGATCGACGTGGTTCTTGTCGAATTGGGAATTGGAATTCCTGTGGCCTAA
- the ansP gene encoding L-asparagine permease, translating to MTVMEKSRPDDATAVFDKRSWLESHEADYHKALGNRQVQMIAIGGAIGTGLFLGAGARLQAAGPSLAIVYLVCGAFSFLILRALGELVLHRPSSGSFVSYAREFLGEKASFVAGWMYFLNWAMTGIVDITAVALYMHYWDVFAGLPQWVSALGALLIVGSMNLVGVKWFAEMEFWFALIKVSAILLFLAIGSFFLGTGMEVAGSTAGLHLISENGGLFPNGLLPALVLVQGVVFAFAGVELVGTAAGECSDAKTILPRAINSVIWRIAVFYVGSVVLLVCLLPWTAYKAGESPFVTFFGALGIPGIGTVMNIVVLTAALSSLNSGLYSTGRVLRSLAQGGSAPASLARMNAQAVPHVGILVTLAVYVFGVLLNYLVPSHVFEIVLNVASLGILSTWGFIVVCQMAFRRAVSRGEVDDVSFKMPGAPVTSWLTLAFLFGVVVLMALDYPNGTYTVASIPVVALALWGGWNWVSKHRQTETPATLPDVMLAQQMRQ from the coding sequence ATGACTGTTATGGAAAAGTCGCGACCGGACGATGCAACCGCCGTCTTCGACAAAAGAAGCTGGCTGGAGTCTCACGAGGCCGACTATCACAAGGCACTCGGCAATCGTCAGGTGCAGATGATCGCGATTGGCGGGGCGATCGGTACGGGATTGTTTCTCGGCGCTGGCGCCCGTCTGCAGGCAGCAGGTCCATCGCTGGCGATCGTCTATCTCGTTTGCGGCGCCTTTTCCTTTCTCATCCTGCGCGCGCTTGGCGAACTGGTGCTGCATCGGCCGAGCAGCGGCAGTTTCGTCTCGTATGCCCGTGAGTTTCTCGGCGAGAAGGCCTCCTTCGTGGCCGGTTGGATGTATTTTCTCAATTGGGCAATGACCGGCATCGTCGATATCACCGCCGTTGCTCTCTACATGCACTATTGGGATGTCTTCGCCGGCCTGCCGCAATGGGTCTCGGCGCTCGGCGCTCTGCTGATCGTCGGCTCGATGAACCTTGTCGGGGTCAAGTGGTTCGCCGAGATGGAGTTCTGGTTCGCCCTCATCAAAGTGTCGGCGATCTTGCTCTTTCTTGCCATTGGCTCGTTTTTCCTTGGAACCGGCATGGAGGTCGCCGGCAGTACTGCCGGTCTGCATCTGATCAGCGAGAACGGCGGCCTCTTCCCGAACGGTCTGCTTCCGGCGCTCGTGCTCGTGCAGGGTGTCGTCTTCGCTTTTGCCGGCGTCGAACTGGTCGGTACGGCGGCCGGGGAGTGTTCAGACGCGAAGACCATTCTACCGCGTGCGATCAACAGCGTGATCTGGCGCATCGCTGTGTTTTATGTCGGCTCGGTCGTGCTTCTCGTTTGCCTGCTGCCCTGGACCGCCTACAAGGCAGGAGAGAGCCCGTTCGTGACATTCTTCGGCGCGCTCGGCATACCCGGCATCGGCACGGTGATGAACATCGTCGTGCTGACTGCAGCCCTGTCGAGCCTGAACTCCGGCCTCTATTCCACCGGCCGCGTGCTGCGCTCGCTGGCGCAAGGTGGTTCTGCGCCGGCGTCGCTTGCAAGGATGAATGCGCAGGCGGTGCCGCATGTTGGCATATTGGTGACCCTTGCAGTCTACGTCTTCGGCGTATTGCTCAACTATCTCGTGCCCTCGCATGTGTTCGAGATCGTCCTCAACGTCGCCTCGCTCGGGATCCTGAGCACCTGGGGTTTCATTGTCGTTTGCCAGATGGCCTTCCGCCGGGCTGTTTCCCGCGGCGAAGTCGACGATGTGTCGTTCAAGATGCCCGGCGCTCCGGTCACGTCGTGGCTGACGCTCGCTTTCCTTTTCGGGGTTGTGGTGCTGATGGCGCTCGACTATCCGAACGGGACCTATACCGTCGCCTCTATTCCTGTCGTCGCGCTGGCGCTTTGGGGCGGATGGAACTGGGTCAGCAAGCATCGGCAGACGGAGACGCCGGCGACGCTGCCCGATGTGATGCTGGCGCAGCAAATGCGTCAGTGA
- a CDS encoding LysE family translocator, producing MSVTALIAYCLALLLAVATPGPAMFAVITTGVSRGTFSALTVGLGIALSDVVLVNIALAGLVAIAQSFSWLFTAMKYAGAGYLIFLGYRMWRAASGFEAPEGVQPASATRQLGLGAAIALGNPKAILFHASLMPLILNVGSLSAFDVAIIMMVVFGVNTLTMGTYAVLAGASSRWFRSAGAIRALNRTAGGAMIGTGVLIAARP from the coding sequence ATGAGTGTCACTGCGCTTATCGCATACTGTCTTGCGCTTCTTTTGGCAGTCGCCACGCCCGGCCCCGCAATGTTCGCCGTCATTACGACCGGCGTAAGCCGTGGCACATTCTCCGCGCTCACCGTCGGGCTGGGTATAGCACTGAGCGACGTCGTTTTGGTCAATATCGCGCTTGCAGGCCTGGTCGCGATCGCCCAGTCCTTTTCCTGGCTTTTCACGGCGATGAAGTATGCAGGTGCGGGCTATCTCATCTTTCTTGGCTACCGCATGTGGAGGGCTGCAAGCGGGTTCGAGGCTCCGGAGGGCGTCCAGCCAGCCAGTGCCACGCGGCAGCTAGGATTGGGGGCTGCCATCGCCTTGGGAAATCCGAAAGCGATCCTTTTCCACGCCAGCCTTATGCCGCTAATCCTTAATGTGGGCTCGCTGAGCGCGTTCGACGTCGCAATCATCATGATGGTCGTCTTCGGCGTCAACACCCTCACCATGGGAACCTACGCGGTCCTTGCCGGGGCGTCTTCGCGATGGTTTCGCTCCGCGGGCGCGATCCGCGCCCTGAACCGGACCGCTGGTGGCGCCATGATCGGAACCGGAGTCCTCATCGCTGCGCGGCCATGA
- a CDS encoding LysE family translocator yields MTLSGFIAYSTALAVAAIIPGPQIVAIVAHALKSGYRRALWATAGMVVGDALYLISVLAGLAYIAETFSVLLIAIKWVGVAYLFWLAFRFWTARERLHVNDEDVDGEGRSAFVSGVLVTIGNPKSILFYISIVPTVLNIEDVTFWDGATLVFITAVVLSAAQFPFAIAGARARRSFQSPSTMRLFNRGAAVGLGGAAVSIAVRN; encoded by the coding sequence ATGACACTGTCCGGTTTCATTGCCTATTCTACCGCCTTGGCAGTCGCCGCCATCATTCCAGGCCCTCAGATCGTTGCGATCGTCGCACATGCCTTGAAAAGCGGCTACAGGCGCGCATTATGGGCAACTGCTGGCATGGTGGTGGGCGACGCGCTTTATCTTATAAGCGTTTTGGCGGGCCTCGCCTATATCGCTGAAACGTTCAGCGTACTCCTGATCGCCATCAAATGGGTGGGCGTTGCATATCTCTTCTGGTTGGCATTTCGTTTTTGGACAGCTCGCGAACGGCTACATGTCAACGACGAGGACGTTGATGGCGAAGGGCGCAGCGCCTTTGTCTCGGGGGTGCTGGTGACGATCGGCAATCCGAAATCCATCCTGTTCTATATTTCGATTGTGCCGACAGTGCTTAACATTGAGGATGTTACTTTTTGGGATGGAGCCACGCTCGTTTTCATCACAGCCGTCGTCCTGTCCGCGGCACAGTTTCCGTTCGCAATCGCAGGTGCTAGGGCACGTCGCTCCTTTCAGTCACCTTCGACGATGCGGCTCTTTAATCGGGGAGCTGCGGTCGGTCTGGGGGGCGCCGCGGTCTCGATCGCCGTCCGAAACTAA
- a CDS encoding ion transporter, whose translation MKIFNAEVGSHRESLRHALRRLERAEGAQAFTLRLIFAVIDVAILAFFLLGPYLRSGPSYLIIDYAIAVWIAAEMAVLAVAAPSVRNWIRRPMTWIDFVVLATLLLPDLLFNFAFLRIMRFWAIGRSPLLKEALRKAGYSHLLDVVRAVINLLVFLFMATGFVYTSFFYNREGGEGFVDALYFTVATVTTTGFGDITLPGTLGKLTSVVTMIVGISLFVRLAQAVVRPHKVTYPCHRCGLQRHDADAVHCKACGEVLNIPDEGS comes from the coding sequence ATGAAAATCTTTAATGCCGAGGTGGGCTCCCACCGCGAATCACTCCGGCACGCTCTTCGACGGCTCGAAAGGGCCGAGGGAGCACAGGCCTTCACCCTCCGGCTCATCTTCGCCGTGATCGACGTCGCCATTCTTGCCTTCTTCCTTCTCGGGCCGTACCTCCGTTCCGGACCCTCCTATTTGATCATCGACTACGCGATCGCGGTGTGGATCGCCGCCGAGATGGCCGTCCTGGCCGTCGCCGCACCTTCCGTCCGGAATTGGATCCGGCGGCCGATGACCTGGATCGATTTCGTGGTGCTGGCCACGCTGCTGCTGCCGGACCTGCTCTTCAACTTCGCCTTTCTGCGGATCATGCGATTCTGGGCGATCGGCAGAAGTCCATTGCTCAAGGAAGCGTTGCGCAAGGCCGGCTATTCCCACCTCCTCGACGTCGTCAGAGCGGTAATCAACCTACTCGTGTTTCTCTTCATGGCGACGGGTTTTGTCTATACGTCCTTCTTCTACAACAGGGAGGGCGGCGAAGGATTCGTCGATGCGCTCTACTTCACGGTGGCGACCGTGACAACGACGGGATTCGGCGATATCACGCTCCCGGGAACGCTCGGCAAGCTCACTTCCGTTGTGACGATGATCGTGGGCATCTCGCTGTTCGTGAGGCTCGCCCAGGCGGTTGTCCGGCCCCACAAGGTGACTTACCCTTGCCACCGTTGCGGTCTCCAGCGGCACGACGCCGACGCTGTGCACTGCAAAGCCTGCGGGGAAGTCCTCAACATCCCCGATGAGGGATCGTAA
- a CDS encoding MFS transporter, translating to MNMEQRMAAPSPAVDTQAEISARLERLPVTREVFWARNIVGAATFFDGYTVIAIAYAMPVLVREWGLTPGQTGMILSMGYLGQLIGAICFGWLAERIGRLKVLLFTILLFVSMDVACLFAAGAGMMMAFRFIQGIGTGGEVPVASAYINELIGSKGRGRFFLLYEVLFLLGLVGAGLIGYFMVPVYGWKAMFVVGLVPAILMIPLRWFLHESPRWLAANGRYEEADRIVTKLENSARAAGKELPEPKVVAAPVRRKSDWRELFQGIYLKRTLSIWAMWFCAYMVANGTITWLPTLYRQTFKLPLETSIFYGFVTSIGGVIAAVICALLIDKVGRKRWYTGALLIAPIPLVILAWLGATSPIQVLILAGLAYAIVQTVTFSLYLYSAEIYPTRLRAIGTGTGSAWLRLGSSAGPIAVGWVMSSMGIQYVFGAFAAILLVGALVTVLFAVETKGQVLEELSP from the coding sequence ATGAACATGGAACAACGGATGGCCGCGCCGTCGCCGGCCGTCGATACCCAAGCTGAAATCAGCGCCCGCCTAGAACGGCTACCAGTGACCCGGGAGGTCTTCTGGGCTCGAAATATCGTCGGCGCAGCGACGTTCTTTGACGGTTACACCGTCATCGCCATAGCCTATGCCATGCCGGTTCTTGTCCGCGAGTGGGGTTTGACCCCGGGACAGACGGGAATGATCTTGTCGATGGGCTACCTAGGGCAGTTGATCGGCGCCATTTGCTTTGGCTGGCTTGCCGAACGGATCGGCCGTCTCAAAGTGCTGCTATTCACCATCCTGCTATTCGTCAGCATGGACGTCGCATGCCTTTTTGCGGCCGGTGCCGGCATGATGATGGCATTTCGTTTCATCCAAGGTATCGGAACCGGCGGAGAAGTTCCGGTTGCAAGTGCCTATATCAACGAGTTGATCGGCTCGAAGGGGCGGGGCCGCTTCTTCCTGCTGTATGAGGTGTTGTTCTTGCTCGGCCTCGTCGGTGCGGGCTTGATCGGCTACTTCATGGTCCCGGTCTACGGCTGGAAGGCGATGTTCGTCGTCGGCCTGGTCCCTGCGATCCTCATGATCCCGCTGCGTTGGTTCCTCCATGAATCACCGCGCTGGCTGGCCGCCAACGGTCGCTATGAGGAAGCCGACCGCATCGTCACCAAGTTGGAGAACAGTGCCCGCGCTGCCGGCAAGGAACTGCCGGAGCCGAAAGTCGTGGCCGCCCCCGTCCGCCGCAAATCCGACTGGCGCGAACTTTTCCAGGGCATCTACCTCAAGCGCACACTGTCGATCTGGGCCATGTGGTTCTGCGCCTATATGGTTGCCAATGGAACGATCACCTGGCTTCCGACCCTCTATCGGCAGACGTTCAAACTGCCGCTTGAAACCAGCATCTTCTACGGCTTTGTCACTTCGATCGGCGGTGTGATCGCGGCCGTTATATGCGCACTGCTCATCGATAAAGTCGGCCGCAAGCGCTGGTACACGGGTGCACTTCTGATCGCGCCGATACCGCTTGTCATCCTCGCCTGGCTGGGTGCGACATCACCGATCCAGGTTCTGATCCTCGCCGGTCTCGCCTACGCCATCGTCCAGACTGTGACCTTCTCGCTCTACCTCTATTCAGCAGAGATCTACCCGACCCGTCTTCGTGCCATTGGCACGGGTACAGGCAGCGCCTGGCTGCGTCTCGGATCCTCTGCGGGGCCTATCGCTGTAGGCTGGGTCATGTCATCGATGGGCATCCAGTATGTCTTTGGCGCTTTCGCAGCGATCCTTCTGGTTGGCGCCCTGGTCACGGTCCTCTTTGCGGTTGAGACCAAGGGCCAGGTCCTGGAGGAACTTTCGCCGTGA
- a CDS encoding dihydrodipicolinate synthase family protein: MPTMDLRGLSPAPVTAFTRDGGVDYPANARIAKWLAGMDGVKSLVILGHAGEGTFLTEEERLQLIRTYVEAVDGQVPIIAGITGEGTKVAAEEAKKCKSAGATGALVYPNHGWLRFGFQKGAPQDRYRAIWQESGLQCILFQYPDATKASYDLDTQLAIATQDGVVATKNGVRNMKRWYVEIPELKKANPNLQILSCHDEWLLPTMFDVDGLLVGYGNITPELLIDLIKAGKAQNYPEARRIFERLLPVTRAVYHRGSHMEGTVALKLGLVHRGVLDHATIREPLKNLGETAEAEIFAAFDAAGIGRVEQLLAAE, encoded by the coding sequence ATGCCAACGATGGATTTGAGGGGCCTGAGCCCGGCACCCGTTACCGCGTTTACCCGCGACGGAGGGGTCGATTATCCGGCCAATGCCCGTATCGCCAAATGGCTTGCCGGCATGGACGGCGTCAAGAGCTTAGTTATCCTTGGTCATGCCGGCGAAGGCACGTTCCTGACCGAGGAAGAGCGCCTGCAGCTCATCCGCACCTATGTCGAAGCCGTCGATGGTCAGGTTCCAATCATTGCCGGCATCACCGGCGAGGGCACCAAGGTCGCCGCTGAAGAAGCCAAGAAGTGCAAGTCTGCCGGCGCGACGGGTGCTCTTGTCTATCCTAACCATGGCTGGCTGCGTTTCGGGTTCCAGAAAGGCGCGCCGCAAGATCGCTACAGGGCCATCTGGCAGGAATCGGGCCTGCAGTGCATCCTGTTCCAGTACCCGGATGCCACCAAGGCTTCCTACGACCTCGACACCCAGCTTGCGATCGCGACCCAAGATGGCGTCGTCGCCACCAAAAACGGCGTTCGAAACATGAAGCGCTGGTACGTTGAGATTCCGGAACTCAAGAAGGCCAACCCGAACCTGCAGATCCTGAGCTGCCATGACGAATGGCTGCTGCCGACCATGTTCGATGTCGACGGCCTGCTTGTCGGCTACGGCAATATCACACCGGAGCTGCTGATCGACCTGATCAAGGCAGGAAAGGCGCAAAACTATCCGGAAGCCCGCCGGATCTTCGAACGTCTCCTTCCGGTCACCCGTGCCGTCTACCACCGTGGTTCCCATATGGAAGGCACCGTCGCCCTCAAGCTTGGGCTTGTCCATCGTGGTGTGCTTGACCATGCCACTATCCGCGAGCCGCTGAAGAACCTCGGCGAAACGGCCGAAGCGGAGATCTTTGCAGCCTTTGATGCTGCCGGCATCGGCCGGGTTGAGCAGCTTCTGGCAGCTGAGTGA